A portion of the Streptomyces erythrochromogenes genome contains these proteins:
- a CDS encoding fatty acid desaturase family protein, with product MNFSQTVRPPPVRADSGSDFARLSRKIQEAGLMTRRPGYYALRIASVTALYAAGWTAFVLIGDSWWTLLVAAFLAFVFGQVALLAHDLAHRQVFRLRKASEVSGRIAGNLGIGMGYGWWQDKHTRHHANPNHEDLDPDLDPDILVWTQDQARTARGLPRLLGRSQAYLFFPLLLLEGFNLHVSGVRSLFDRSLKHRVWEGALLAAHIAAYLGALFLVLPPGKAVVFLLVHQCLFGVYLGSIFAPNHKGMPVLRGSERPDFLRRQVLTSRDVRGGRFTDIVLGGLNYQIEHHLFPSMPSPHLRRAQTIVRGYCQELGVSYLETSLVNSYRQTLASLHAAGAPLRAPQTT from the coding sequence ATGAATTTCTCCCAGACGGTGCGTCCTCCTCCCGTACGGGCTGATTCGGGGAGCGACTTCGCCCGACTCTCCCGGAAGATCCAGGAGGCGGGTCTCATGACCCGGCGCCCCGGGTACTACGCACTGCGCATCGCGTCGGTGACGGCCCTGTACGCCGCCGGGTGGACGGCCTTCGTCCTGATCGGCGACAGCTGGTGGACGCTGTTGGTGGCTGCCTTCCTTGCCTTCGTGTTCGGGCAGGTGGCCCTGCTGGCGCACGACCTCGCCCACCGGCAGGTCTTCCGGCTGCGCAAGGCCAGCGAGGTGTCCGGGCGTATCGCCGGCAACCTCGGCATCGGCATGGGGTACGGCTGGTGGCAGGACAAGCACACCCGCCACCACGCCAACCCCAACCACGAGGACCTCGATCCCGACCTCGACCCGGACATCCTCGTCTGGACACAGGACCAGGCCCGCACGGCCAGAGGACTGCCGCGGCTGCTCGGCCGATCGCAGGCCTATCTCTTCTTCCCGCTACTCCTGCTGGAGGGGTTCAACCTGCACGTGTCCGGGGTGCGGTCGCTGTTCGACCGCTCGCTCAAGCACCGGGTGTGGGAGGGGGCCCTGCTCGCCGCTCACATCGCCGCCTACCTCGGCGCGCTGTTCCTGGTGCTGCCGCCGGGCAAGGCCGTCGTGTTCCTCCTCGTCCACCAGTGCCTCTTCGGCGTCTACCTCGGCTCGATCTTCGCCCCGAACCACAAGGGCATGCCGGTCCTGCGGGGCTCCGAGCGGCCCGACTTCCTCAGGCGTCAGGTCCTGACCTCCCGGGACGTACGTGGCGGCCGGTTCACGGACATCGTCCTGGGCGGTCTCAACTACCAGATCGAGCACCACCTTTTCCCGAGCATGCCCAGCCCGCACCTGCGCAGGGCCCAGACCATCGTCCGCGGATACTGCCAGGAGCTTGGCGTCAGCTATCTGGAGACCAGCCTGGTCAATTCCTACCGGCAGACCCTCGCCAGCCTCCACGCGGCCGGAGCCCCACTCAGAGCGCCGCAGACCACCTGA